In Amaranthus tricolor cultivar Red isolate AtriRed21 chromosome 3, ASM2621246v1, whole genome shotgun sequence, a single window of DNA contains:
- the LOC130808336 gene encoding phosphoenolpyruvate carboxylase, housekeeping isozyme: MAGNMEKMTSIDAQLRLLVPAKVSDDDKLIEYDALLLDRFLDILQDLHGEDLCETIN, from the exons ATGGCGGGGAATATGGAGAAGATGACGTCCATTGACGCACAATTAAGACTTTTAGTTCCTGCTAAAGTTTCTGACGATGATAAGTTGATTGAGTATGACGCTCTTTTGTTGGATCGATTCCTTGATATTCTCCAGGATTTACATGGGGAAGATCTTTGTGAAACT ATCAATTGA